In a single window of the Entelurus aequoreus isolate RoL-2023_Sb linkage group LG16, RoL_Eaeq_v1.1, whole genome shotgun sequence genome:
- the LOC133631106 gene encoding uncharacterized protein LOC133631106 has translation MAEMGISTRRLVLKKGAKPTIFDRPRTSPEHPTPSTSGQTGHMRSAFAKRERKRTIDQIMDSTTTASVADAVDEPMAMALDLPDEEGDQDQGNTREQGCQTDWVPIGTAPTAMTSSKSTQTGKIHHRSKGHQVTPDILERVRARPARVSEVPLSSVAAPSDSPEMQTNIAAPGVSGMQAKLRPPPALFDEGPASSPTAPFVGGSSDDSYVPSESTTSDPCQSDGSPDRPCTHQMHEEGCHKEPKYIIFESCLQSLVKWCHCPVCGSQDISPSWDSNGTQLTMTLQCASCDQRSSWSSQPNIGPYAAGNILLSAGILFAGASSGKVLQVLNSIGVVTYVKRTFFNHQELILQPAIKKVWEEQQRTHLTMLQVEGRPLVLGGDGRADSPGHSAKFGTYTTMELVANVVLDLQVVQSNECLGSYHMEMEGLKRMVELLISWDLDVGVLVTDRHRQIAKWIRENMPNTRHCYDIWHVAKSIGKKLKAIAKHKDCEDLKPWVQSIINHLYWAAVSTPPGEGELLVAKWKSVERHIQNIHKDHGDLFPICTHGQLQRQKKWLKQSSRSAVKLEEVVNNKSLLKDIAMLSGEHQTSKVEAFHSLIIQFAPKMYVFSYIGMLCRNLLAGLHWNENSSRPIATTQAGAERYAVRYPKYKAGGHVVKKIATEPTYRYVDDLIREVVAGCRQTPDERTPLSVTVDVPPFLCDELEKPDKEEAIAKHRSRFGKCEMPSR, from the exons atggcagaaatgggaatcagcactcgtcgactcgtgctgaagaaaggtgcgaagccaactattttcgatagaccacggacaagtccggagcacccgaccccctccacaagcggacagactgggcacatgaggtctgcatttgccaaaagggaaaggaagagg acaatagatcagatcatggacagtacgactacggcatcagtggcggatgcggtggatgaaccaatggcaatggcactagatttgcctgatgaggagggcgatcaagatcag ggaaatacaagagaacaaggatgccagacggactgggtaccgattgggacagcaccaacagcaatgaccagtagcaagagcacccaaacagggaaaatacatcatagatcaaagg gacaccaggtgaccccagatatcctcgagagggttagagctcggccggccagggttagtgaagtcccattgtcaagtgtagcagctccatctgacagccccgagatgcagactaacatagcagctccaggtgtgtctggaatgcaagccaagctacgaccacctcctgcattgtttgatgaaggaccagcatcaagtcccactgcgccttttgttggtggttcttccgatgacagctatgtgccgagtgagtcaacgacatcggatccgtgtcaatctgacgggtcgccagatcgcccatgtactcaccagatgcatgaagagggctgccacaaggaaccgaagtacatcatctttgagtcgtgcctccagagtctcgtcaagtggtgtcactgtccagtctgtggcagccaggacataagcccttcttgggattcgaacggtacacagctgaccatgactcttcaatgtgcatcatgtgaccagaggagtagttggagcagccagccaaacattggcccttatgccgcgggcaacatcctgctgtctgctggcatcctcttcgctggggcatcttctggcaaggtgttgcaagtgctgaacagcatcggagtggtcacgtatgtgaagaggacatttttcaaccaccaggagctcatcctgcagccagccatcaaaaaggtgtgggaggaacagcaacggacgcacctcaccatgctgcaggtggaaggccgacccctcgtccttggtggtgatgggcgagcagacagtccgggacacagcgccaagttcggtacctacaccacaatggagcttgtggccaatgtggttctcgaccttcaggttgtacag agcaacgaatgtcttggcagctaccatatggagatggaaggactgaagaggatggtggaactgctgatcagctgggacctggatgtcggggtgctggtgacagacagacacagacagatcgctaaatggattcgtgaaaacatgcccaatacacggcactgctatgacatctggcatgttgcaaaat ccatcggaaagaaactgaaggccatcgccaagcataaggactgtgaagacctgaagccctgggtgcaaagtataatcaaccacctctactgggcagcagtgtctacaccgcctggagagggggaacttctggttgccaagtggaagtctgtggagcgacacattcagaacatccacaaggaccatggcgacctcttcccaatttgtactcatggacaactgcaacggcaaaagaaatggctcaaacaaa gttcacgctcagcagtgaaactggaggaggtggtcaacaacaagtccctgctaaaagatatcgccatgctgtcgggtgaacaccagacttccaaggtggaggcgttccatagccttatcatacag ttcgcaccgaaaatgtatgtcttctcatacatcggaatgctgtgcag gaacctgcttgctgggctgcactggaacgaaaattcgagccgccctatagccactacacaagcgggtgctgagcgctatgcagtacgctacccgaagtataaagcagggggccatgtggtcaagaaaatcgcgacagagccaacatacc gctacgtagatgacttgatcagggaggttgttgctggctgcagacagacccctgacgagagaacaccactcagcgtcactgtggatgtgcctcccttcctctgcgatgaactggagaagccagacaaggaggaagccatcgccaagcacaggagtcgcttcggtaagtgtgaaatgccctcccggtaa